In the Arenicella chitinivorans genome, GAATGTTATTGCGCACTGCTAGGATTGATATTGCGCACGCACACTTACACACCAAGGAAAAACGAAGGAATGAGGAAAAGTAAAGGTAAAACAGAGGGTTACGAGAGATTCTCGAAATATCAATTTGGGCGAAAACGAGCGTGCTCAATATTAAGCTGTTAAGCCACTAATGATATGAACATTGAAGAAATAGAAAAAGGAATTGAGAAAACTGGGTTTAGGCTAGAGTTTGATATATCGAATATTTTAGAAGGCAACGGATGGAACGTTATAAATAACAAGTACTACGTGGATGACCAACAAGAAACTGTTCGAGAGATTGATATAGTTGCTTATAAAGCATCTCGAATTCTGGGTGTCTATATTTACACTGCCCTAATTATAAGCTGCAAAAAAAACGATAAAAATGCATGGGCTCTTTTGTCAAAAAAATCAAATCATGATGATCCAAATATGGAGTGGGTTCCGGTCCATGCATGGTCTAATGATCGAATTTTATCATTTATGCTTGAGCAACAAGAATGGAAAGACACTTATCTATCGACACTAAAGGATAATAAGTCAGGGATTGTCTCTGACAAACCCGACAGGCATATTTTCGGCTTTCAAGAAATGAATAAAGAAAGTGGCACCCCCCAAAATGACAAAAGTATATTTAACTCAATAACATCAGTTATGAAAGCGCAAGCTTATGAAATGAATGCATTGCCAGTAAGGAAGAAAGATCCTTGTGCATTTCAATTCAATTTGCTCTCTATTGCTCAGGCCGAACTTGTAAGATTAGATTTTGAGGAAAGTACCACAAAAGGAACACCTATTAGCGATGAAGTCTACGTGGCAGATTATATCGTAGATAAACAACAAACCTTTGCTAAGGTGCATTTCATTCAGGCAGAAGAATTTAAAAAAATTATCGAGCAGTATAATCAACTGCATAAATCTAATATCAAAGCTTTTAAGGCTATTTATGACAGGTTCTGTGATGAATTGACCTCAGATCATAAGAAAATGAATCTATTCAAAGATGATGTTGCAAGTGATCTATGGTGGCCTGTCCACAAAGAATTCAAACACCTAACTGGTTTAAGCAAGCTGTTTAAAGATGGTTGGTTCAATTGGGATAAAAAAGAAGAGATATTAGAATTTCAAGTAGATTTAGATTCAATCGAAATAGATAAAATAAATTCAGTTAAAGCTCTTAGAAAAGAACTTTCAAAATCACTTAAGAAGCACTACAGATATGAGGGCGAATCTCGGTTCGCAGTAAATGATATACCGTTTTAAAAACGGCTTAACAAGTCAAAGCACTCGGACGCAGCAACGCTGCGCCGGTGTTTGAGGCGTTAACTGTATGAAGTATCCGTTTACTCCGAAATCGACGTCTTACCTAGAACCTGGTCATTTCTGGTCCATTCCGCTTAGCAATGGACGGTTTGCGTGCGGTGTCGTAGTTTCTAAGCTTGTGGATATGCATGAAAACAAATTGAGTACTAAATCCTTCTTGGCTGCCCTAATAGATTGGTCAGGTAACCAACCTCCAACACAGGAACTCATCAAAGGGTGCGATGCAATAAAAGTTGGTGAAGCCCACATTAAAGCTATAACTACAACTGGCAGCTGTATTGTCGGCCGGTCCGCATTTGGTTTCTTGGGTGAAAACCCTCGCCAAAAATCAGATGACATTGTCACAATGGGGTACAACGTTCTGAGAGTAATTGCAGAGAATCGCTATGCAAAAAACAGTTAACAAAGCAATCATTTCGCCCGCTAAAAGCGCGGGCTGGGAGGACCTACACTCCGCTGCGCTTCGTTCCAGCCGCCCCATATTGCGGCGTTAGGCAAAAGAGAGATCGTATGGAAATCATAATATTTCATAGACTTTATAATACCTATGGTGGACATCGTTCATTTACACTCGCTGGGGAATATTTAGAGTATGGCATGCCTGAATTCGGAGATGCGGTCGACGAATTGGAGATAACACTGCATTTTTTTCAAGATGGCCCTGCGAAAAAGACACTTGAGCAATCACACGAAGATTTTCATAACAATTTAGAATGTCTGCCAAAATGTACCTTTTATAGAAAAAAACGGCGTTTAGCTCTCGATTTTGAAGCGAAGTTCACAACGGGTTATGAAATTCAAAAGTATAAAAAGCCACCAATAGAAATTATTCCTGATTGGGTGAGATCAACACTTGATGAATTAATTGGGCAACTTCCTCTTATTAAATCAAAGATCAAAAAGAACGATAACTTTGATTTTGTTAGTTTTGAGAAATATGTATCGCAGAAGCGTAATGAACTGCCAATGGATGTTGCAGAGCTAGAAAAGTTTGAAGAGCTTTTCGAGGAATATAGAAAACAAGAAGCCGAAAAGCTTGATGACTGGGAAAGACTTCGCATTGATTGGGAGGATTATCATCCAAAAGCGAAAGAAATCATTCCGATACCAAGTCTGTGGAGCTGTACTGATGAATTTTCACCGAACGGAAACGACACAGGTGCAGATACGTTAGAAATTTTCAGGAAATGGAACAAAAGAAATAGTAATAATGATGCTCTATTTTTTCTTACGCAATTACTTAAAGACTGGGAAATTGACATAGATGCACCATATGAAAGTGAGTATTCGTCATATACATATTTCCAGTGTGTAACCGGTTTAGCTTTTGCTTCAGCAAAATTAAGAGGAAATTGTGAACAAGATTTGAAAGACAAGGCTGTTTCAGCAATCAACGAATATCTTGCCTCTATCGAAAATGCAGATGGTTGGGAATATAAGGATGAGTGCAAAGAAAAACTCAATTTATCTAAGGAAGCTATCGAAAAAATGCCTAACAAGTAGCTGCAACGGACTTGTA is a window encoding:
- a CDS encoding Imm26 family immunity protein, with protein sequence MKYPFTPKSTSYLEPGHFWSIPLSNGRFACGVVVSKLVDMHENKLSTKSFLAALIDWSGNQPPTQELIKGCDAIKVGEAHIKAITTTGSCIVGRSAFGFLGENPRQKSDDIVTMGYNVLRVIAENRYAKNS